One genomic window of Kosmotoga olearia TBF 19.5.1 includes the following:
- the nusG gene encoding transcription termination/antitermination protein NusG, with protein sequence MRKKWYIIQTYSGLENSIKEALEAKVRSYGYDHLFGRILVPEEVKLDRTSAAAEKHIVSSDAELLVSSNQDVKKGDPIAREPEAKAKNDGVIKEIKNYRVIFIETIDRRYTKTYYIPESAKVETGIKAGARIRQGMPLAKQGDFFCELDGRIVFTEKMKRIVVEKDNGGEDVYMVYPKSYDPKIIKKGAKVSRGQKIADSKTIYSKIDGRTEIAELPGRKEIKIFKITRTRLYPGYIFIEMIMTDETWNLVKSTPNVVNFVSNGGQPIELKPKEIKALLRLVGLEEYEEKTRPIKVEVDFEVNEMVRINSGPFEDFVGKITEIDPERQEVKVVVSIFGRETPVMLNLSEIEKIV encoded by the coding sequence GTGCGTAAAAAGTGGTACATAATTCAAACTTATTCCGGACTTGAAAATTCTATTAAGGAAGCTCTGGAAGCAAAAGTTCGCTCCTATGGTTATGATCATCTTTTCGGCAGAATCCTTGTCCCGGAAGAGGTAAAGCTTGACAGAACCTCCGCGGCGGCGGAGAAGCATATTGTCTCATCTGACGCCGAGCTTCTTGTATCATCTAACCAGGATGTCAAGAAGGGTGATCCCATTGCCAGAGAGCCAGAAGCAAAAGCGAAAAACGACGGTGTAATAAAAGAGATCAAGAATTACCGGGTGATCTTCATAGAAACAATAGACAGGCGTTATACTAAAACCTATTACATTCCTGAAAGCGCAAAAGTCGAAACAGGGATTAAGGCCGGTGCACGAATTCGTCAGGGAATGCCTCTGGCGAAGCAGGGAGATTTTTTCTGTGAGCTTGATGGTAGAATCGTCTTCACCGAAAAGATGAAACGTATCGTAGTTGAAAAAGATAACGGCGGAGAAGACGTCTACATGGTCTATCCGAAGAGCTATGATCCGAAGATCATCAAAAAAGGCGCCAAAGTCAGCCGCGGACAGAAAATAGCCGATTCGAAAACCATATATTCCAAGATTGATGGGCGTACAGAGATCGCTGAACTACCCGGTAGAAAAGAGATCAAGATCTTTAAAATCACCCGCACAAGGCTTTACCCGGGATATATCTTTATCGAGATGATCATGACTGACGAGACGTGGAATCTCGTCAAGAGTACACCTAATGTTGTCAACTTCGTCTCAAATGGCGGACAGCCCATAGAACTAAAGCCCAAAGAGATCAAGGCGCTGTTAAGATTGGTTGGGCTCGAGGAATACGAAGAAAAAACTAGACCAATCAAGGTTGAGGTTGATTTTGAAGTCAACGAAATGGTTCGTATAAATTCTGGACCTTTTGAAGACTTCGTAGGTAAAATCACAGAGATTGATCCTGAAAGACAGGAAGTTAAAGTCGTTGTCAGCATATTCGGCCGTGAAACACCAGTTATGCTAAACCTGTCAGAGATAGAAAAAATTGTTTGA
- the secE gene encoding preprotein translocase subunit SecE, producing MAQKSFWRFITEVRQETKKVTWPNRKQLLSTTGAVMVVLLVCGIFLGLLDIIFTNVIGDLLKFLTGGL from the coding sequence ATGGCACAAAAGAGTTTTTGGAGATTCATCACCGAGGTTAGGCAGGAAACCAAAAAGGTAACCTGGCCAAATAGAAAACAGCTTCTTTCTACAACTGGTGCTGTTATGGTTGTTCTCTTGGTCTGCGGTATTTTTCTCGGACTTCTCGATATTATTTTTACTAATGTCATAGGCGACCTTCTTAAGTTCCTCACAGGTGGCCTATAA
- the rpmG gene encoding 50S ribosomal protein L33 translates to MAKKTKSNKILVTLKCTECGTRNYYRFKDRRKKYKLDSRKYCPRCRKHTLHKESK, encoded by the coding sequence ATGGCCAAGAAAACGAAAAGCAACAAAATACTCGTGACACTCAAGTGTACTGAATGTGGTACCAGAAACTATTATCGTTTCAAGGACAGAAGAAAAAAGTATAAGCTCGACAGCAGAAAATACTGTCCGAGGTGCAGAAAACACACATTGCACAAAGAATCCAAATAA
- the coaBC gene encoding bifunctional phosphopantothenoylcysteine decarboxylase/phosphopantothenate--cysteine ligase CoaBC, with protein sequence MMESRFLKGKNILLGISSGIAIYKAVDLVSKLRKLGANLAIIMTPEAQGMISGVVFSAVGNCPVYTDLNAVEKGWIPHTELSRWADTLIIAPATANTLAKIAHGIADNLLLSTVLAYNGNRKLLVPTMNTRMFENVTTQRNIAILKNNGWYFIEPEEGHLACGETGKGRYPDNDKIIEELAFLLSPKPLSGKKAVVTAGPTREYIDTVRFITNRSSGKMGYAIARALRYMGAELVLISGPTNLTPPYGIKVINVVSASEMAEATITEVKKADLLVMTAAVADYTPEKTLSAKLKKSNKPLQLNLKRTKDILSSLDKSNGKIFVGFSAEDSQVFERSQEKLKKKGLNMIIFNDISRKDIGFESELNEVGIIYDSGDFEMLPQMSKAELAYEIVKRITDRYFKEH encoded by the coding sequence ATGATGGAAAGCAGATTTCTGAAAGGTAAGAACATACTTTTAGGTATAAGCAGCGGCATAGCAATCTACAAAGCTGTTGATCTTGTAAGTAAACTGAGAAAATTAGGGGCAAATTTAGCAATAATTATGACACCAGAGGCTCAAGGAATGATCTCTGGTGTTGTTTTTTCCGCTGTCGGCAACTGTCCGGTATACACAGATCTCAACGCTGTAGAAAAAGGATGGATTCCACACACTGAGCTTTCCCGTTGGGCAGATACTTTAATCATTGCACCAGCAACAGCAAATACTCTAGCAAAAATAGCTCACGGGATAGCCGATAATCTTTTGTTGTCAACAGTATTGGCATATAACGGGAATAGAAAGCTTCTCGTTCCTACCATGAACACAAGGATGTTCGAGAATGTAACAACACAAAGGAACATCGCCATCCTTAAAAATAACGGCTGGTACTTCATCGAACCGGAAGAAGGCCATCTTGCCTGTGGCGAAACCGGTAAAGGCCGCTATCCAGATAACGACAAAATAATTGAAGAACTGGCATTTCTTCTTTCTCCGAAACCCCTTTCTGGAAAGAAAGCGGTTGTCACTGCGGGTCCCACAAGAGAATACATTGACACAGTAAGATTCATAACCAACCGTTCTTCTGGAAAGATGGGTTATGCGATAGCTCGTGCTCTCAGATATATGGGAGCAGAACTTGTACTCATAAGCGGCCCAACGAATTTAACACCACCTTACGGGATCAAAGTAATAAACGTTGTTTCTGCCTCAGAAATGGCTGAAGCTACAATAACCGAAGTAAAGAAAGCCGATCTTCTTGTTATGACTGCTGCTGTCGCTGATTACACACCGGAGAAAACTTTGAGCGCGAAGCTAAAAAAGAGTAATAAACCATTACAACTAAACCTCAAAAGAACTAAGGATATATTGAGCAGTCTTGACAAATCTAATGGCAAAATATTCGTAGGATTCAGTGCCGAAGATTCACAGGTCTTTGAAAGATCACAGGAAAAACTCAAGAAAAAAGGGTTGAATATGATCATCTTCAACGACATATCCAGAAAAGACATAGGCTTTGAATCCGAACTCAACGAAGTGGGAATAATATATGACTCAGGAGATTTTGAAATGCTACCCCAAATGTCAAAAGCTGAACTGGCTTATGAAATCGTGAAAAGAATAACTGACCGTTATTTCAAAGAACACTAA